In Streptomyces sp. NBC_00414, a single window of DNA contains:
- a CDS encoding NUDIX hydrolase: MPYDPSAFAPFAVTVDLVVLTVRRHALCALAVRRGEPPFQGRWALPGGFVRPDEDLSQGAARELREETGLSAHAPDAPPQANGAHLEQLATYGDPKRDPRMRVVSVAHLALAPDLPAPRAGGDANSARWAPVEDLLHQSGYGRDGEQAAPLAFDHAQILSDGVERARSKIEYSSLATAFCPPEFTVGELRRVYEAVWGVALDPRNFHRKVTGTPGFLVPTGGTTTRQGGRPAQLFRAGGATLLNPPMLRPEV, from the coding sequence ATGCCTTACGACCCGTCAGCCTTCGCGCCGTTCGCTGTCACCGTCGACCTGGTCGTGCTGACCGTGCGTCGTCACGCCCTGTGCGCACTGGCGGTACGCAGGGGTGAGCCGCCCTTCCAGGGACGGTGGGCGCTGCCCGGCGGTTTCGTGCGACCGGACGAGGACCTGTCCCAGGGCGCGGCGCGGGAACTGAGGGAGGAGACCGGGCTGAGCGCCCACGCACCGGACGCTCCCCCGCAGGCGAACGGGGCACACCTGGAACAGCTCGCGACCTACGGCGACCCCAAGCGTGACCCGCGGATGAGGGTTGTCAGCGTCGCTCACCTAGCCCTCGCACCCGACCTGCCCGCGCCCAGAGCGGGCGGAGACGCGAACAGCGCCCGCTGGGCTCCCGTCGAGGACCTGCTTCACCAGAGCGGCTACGGCCGTGACGGAGAGCAGGCGGCCCCGCTCGCCTTCGATCACGCCCAGATCCTCTCGGACGGCGTGGAGCGCGCCCGTTCCAAGATCGAGTACTCGTCGCTGGCCACCGCCTTCTGCCCGCCCGAGTTCACGGTCGGCGAACTGCGCCGGGTGTACGAGGCGGTGTGGGGCGTGGCGCTCGACCCGCGCAACTTCCACCGCAAGGTGACCGGAACGCCGGGCTTCCTCGTCCCCACGGGCGGAACGACGACCCGGCAGGGCGGTCGCCCCGCCCAGCTCTTCCGCGCGGGCGGCGCCACCCTGCTCAACCCGCCGATGCTCCGCCCCGAAGTCTGA
- a CDS encoding glycogen debranching N-terminal domain-containing protein, protein MSLPTPSSTPAVPDSDPPVLHRPAQPSMGRGAALAPQTVPAVQRGAVNLPPAHTALICVALPGIAISTEQGQLTGDGLEGFYRSGRRMLSRCRLRVAGREPLAVQARMITADQARFVATLSLSADGGPDPDVLVERVRHADGTERITLRSAANRPLRLPVEVALGTDLAELGAVAAGRAGPDLPASVHDSGMRWSCATGHSAVTADPPPSDALASAGLLRWEFELPPGGTRSVELKVGPTGAGPVRAVARGATSPLARARAAGDDPRAEALLRASIGDLQALLLRDPVQPSDTHLAGGVPWRCGMAPAEALAAARMALPLGTRLAASTLRTIARTQLVDAGPRSGLIPGPRRQAGAQLPPSCTGQEATLLFPVVLAEARRWGLPEPETEELLPAAERCLQWLRTAVGDGTYLSDPHPGGPWRCETQAHAHRAALLGADLLDAYGRGGGVELRRWARQLRTAFQKDFWIEDRGGGRPAAARLPGGRLMPYLGAGGVHLLDTGLLGAGAPAQGLLDMDRTEQFARLLGGPAMDSGWGLRSLGVKETGYNPFGHRSGSVRVHETALAVAGLAAAGYEKEAGSLLRGVLAAAEAFGYRLPEMYSGEQRTEGGAPVPHPTACRPAATAAAAGILLLTTLAGVRPDAPARTVTLRPVRSAPLGEIGLTGLRVAGAPFSVRVSRLGLAMVEEAADGLQLGA, encoded by the coding sequence ATGTCCCTGCCCACCCCGTCCTCCACGCCCGCCGTTCCGGACAGCGACCCGCCGGTCCTTCACAGGCCCGCACAGCCCTCCATGGGCCGCGGCGCCGCCCTGGCCCCGCAGACGGTGCCGGCGGTGCAGCGCGGCGCGGTGAACCTGCCGCCCGCCCACACCGCACTGATCTGTGTCGCCCTGCCGGGAATCGCGATCTCCACGGAACAGGGGCAGCTGACCGGTGACGGGCTGGAGGGCTTCTACCGGTCGGGCCGGCGCATGCTCTCTCGATGCCGGCTGCGGGTGGCGGGCCGGGAACCGCTCGCCGTCCAGGCTCGGATGATCACGGCCGACCAGGCGCGATTCGTGGCGACCCTGAGCCTCTCCGCCGACGGCGGACCCGACCCGGACGTCCTGGTCGAACGAGTGCGACACGCGGACGGCACGGAGCGGATCACCCTGCGCAGCGCGGCCAACCGCCCTCTGCGCCTACCTGTCGAGGTTGCGCTCGGCACGGACCTGGCCGAACTGGGTGCGGTCGCGGCGGGGAGAGCCGGCCCCGATCTGCCGGCCAGTGTCCATGACTCGGGCATGCGGTGGTCGTGTGCCACCGGGCACTCCGCCGTCACGGCCGACCCGCCGCCCTCGGACGCGCTGGCCTCCGCCGGACTGCTGCGCTGGGAGTTCGAACTGCCGCCCGGCGGCACCCGAAGCGTCGAGCTGAAGGTGGGCCCGACCGGGGCGGGACCCGTCCGCGCCGTCGCGCGCGGTGCCACCAGCCCCCTCGCTCGGGCACGGGCCGCTGGGGACGACCCAAGGGCCGAGGCGCTTCTGCGCGCGAGCATCGGGGATCTGCAGGCACTCCTCCTGCGTGATCCCGTACAGCCGTCCGACACGCACCTGGCCGGCGGGGTTCCCTGGCGCTGCGGCATGGCACCGGCCGAGGCACTCGCGGCGGCCCGCATGGCCCTGCCGCTGGGCACCCGCCTTGCCGCGAGCACCCTGCGGACCATCGCCCGTACCCAACTCGTGGACGCCGGACCACGATCCGGTCTGATTCCCGGTCCGCGACGCCAAGCCGGTGCGCAGCTGCCGCCGAGTTGCACGGGGCAGGAGGCGACGCTGCTGTTTCCCGTGGTCCTCGCGGAGGCCCGGCGCTGGGGGCTCCCGGAGCCGGAGACGGAGGAGTTGCTGCCCGCGGCCGAACGTTGCCTCCAGTGGCTGCGGACCGCCGTCGGCGACGGCACGTATCTGTCGGACCCGCACCCGGGCGGGCCATGGCGCTGTGAGACACAGGCGCACGCTCACCGAGCCGCTCTGCTGGGTGCCGATCTCCTGGACGCGTACGGCAGGGGAGGCGGCGTAGAGCTGCGCCGGTGGGCGCGGCAGCTGAGGACCGCGTTCCAGAAGGACTTCTGGATCGAGGACAGAGGAGGCGGCAGACCCGCCGCCGCCCGTCTGCCGGGAGGGCGGCTCATGCCGTATCTCGGTGCAGGCGGCGTCCACCTGCTCGACACCGGACTGCTCGGCGCCGGCGCCCCGGCCCAGGGTCTGCTCGACATGGACCGGACGGAACAGTTCGCGCGCCTGCTCGGCGGACCCGCCATGGACTCGGGCTGGGGGTTGCGCAGCCTCGGTGTGAAGGAGACGGGTTACAACCCGTTCGGGCATCGGAGCGGGTCCGTGCGCGTCCATGAGACGGCTCTCGCCGTGGCGGGGCTGGCCGCCGCGGGCTACGAGAAGGAGGCGGGTTCACTGCTGCGGGGCGTGCTGGCGGCGGCCGAGGCATTCGGCTACCGGCTGCCCGAGATGTACTCGGGCGAGCAGCGTACGGAAGGCGGCGCCCCGGTTCCGCATCCGACGGCCTGCAGACCGGCGGCCACCGCCGCGGCCGCCGGGATCCTCCTGCTCACCACCCTCGCCGGGGTCCGTCCCGACGCCCCGGCTCGTACGGTGACACTGCGTCCGGTTCGCAGTGCTCCCCTGGGGGAGATCGGGCTGACCGGACTGCGCGTCGCGGGCGCCCCCTTCTCCGTACGCGTCAGCAGGCTCGGCCTGGCGATGGTGGAGGAGGCTGCCGACGGGCTTCAGCTGGGGGCATGA
- a CDS encoding DUF4192 domain-containing protein produces MTNHSEPAENLGGSGSGSDTSRCDTNRCDEIAGQGGIAGLGGIAEQGGKEAQGGKGGTHGAGRQDGAASRGESGGSGRGGPGAGGVGQKRVGRKKNRDGTTSAGSAHRAAGTLCPEHQVTLRTPAELADALPYLLGYRPEDSIVLVALHDRDGRGRFGGRARLGIPPHADDWPSVAQQLTHGLVKGSERRGALPESMVAFLCQEPGEGESGRAVMERLRPLAQLLRKACGVLDVPVIEALCISDGRFWSYCCPSENCCPTDGTSMGLPGTSVLAAAATYAGLQVRGTLRQLRARLTPWETKGVLEQESALDAVSMALIPRILDDESRAGVAATTLELAAQIMRRLADDSSAASGPGTLPADLRDDGLLRHEEAATLILGLQDRTTRDRAAEWMEGDEAGPALRLWRALARRCVGSYGEHAAAPLTLAGWVAWSSGDELEAREALAMALGADSGYLFARLLHQACNEGLDPESIRRCLRGERTDRIDDEVAASPAAPADADGPAEHVPAGSPRVPARRRRRSRATEGAADRPGSRPATTGGTRRPRSTSSGSGATAEQGSRRGGEGMSGAARSRRSAGRPGTPEGDRAGEPMGDT; encoded by the coding sequence ATGACGAACCACAGCGAACCGGCCGAGAACCTCGGCGGCAGCGGCAGCGGCAGCGACACGAGCCGATGCGATACGAACCGATGCGACGAGATCGCCGGGCAGGGCGGGATCGCCGGGCTGGGCGGGATCGCCGAGCAGGGCGGGAAGGAGGCGCAGGGCGGGAAGGGCGGAACGCACGGGGCGGGTCGGCAGGACGGTGCCGCCTCGCGGGGTGAGAGCGGCGGCTCGGGGCGCGGTGGACCGGGCGCAGGCGGCGTCGGACAGAAACGCGTCGGACGGAAAAAGAACCGGGACGGCACGACCTCCGCAGGCTCGGCACACCGCGCGGCCGGCACCCTGTGTCCGGAGCACCAAGTCACCCTCCGCACTCCGGCAGAACTGGCCGATGCCCTGCCCTACCTGCTCGGGTACCGGCCCGAGGACAGCATCGTGCTCGTCGCCCTCCACGACAGGGACGGGCGTGGCCGGTTCGGCGGACGGGCCCGACTGGGCATCCCGCCGCACGCGGACGACTGGCCGTCCGTGGCCCAGCAGCTGACACACGGCCTGGTCAAGGGCAGCGAACGGAGGGGAGCGCTACCCGAGAGCATGGTCGCCTTCCTCTGCCAGGAGCCCGGCGAGGGAGAATCGGGTCGGGCGGTCATGGAGCGTCTGCGTCCGCTCGCGCAACTGCTGCGCAAGGCATGCGGAGTGCTCGACGTCCCGGTGATCGAGGCACTGTGCATCTCCGACGGCCGCTTCTGGTCGTACTGCTGCCCCAGCGAAAACTGCTGCCCGACGGACGGTACGTCCATGGGGCTGCCCGGCACGTCCGTGCTGGCCGCTGCCGCCACCTACGCCGGGCTTCAGGTGCGGGGCACCCTGCGGCAGCTGCGGGCGAGGCTCACTCCGTGGGAGACCAAGGGAGTGCTGGAGCAGGAGTCCGCACTCGACGCGGTGAGCATGGCGCTGATCCCTCGGATTCTGGACGACGAGAGCCGGGCCGGTGTGGCGGCCACGACCCTGGAGCTGGCTGCTCAGATCATGCGCCGGTTGGCCGACGACTCTTCCGCCGCCTCTGGGCCCGGCACACTTCCGGCGGACCTCCGGGACGACGGGCTACTGCGTCACGAGGAGGCGGCCACGTTGATCCTCGGTCTGCAGGACCGCACGACACGGGACCGGGCGGCGGAGTGGATGGAGGGGGACGAGGCCGGACCGGCCCTGCGCCTCTGGAGGGCCCTGGCACGCCGCTGCGTCGGATCGTACGGAGAGCACGCCGCGGCCCCGCTCACGCTCGCCGGGTGGGTCGCGTGGTCCTCCGGTGACGAACTGGAGGCTCGCGAGGCACTGGCCATGGCGCTCGGAGCGGATTCCGGATATCTCTTCGCCCGGCTGCTCCATCAGGCGTGCAACGAGGGACTGGACCCGGAGTCGATCCGCCGGTGTCTCCGGGGGGAGCGCACGGATCGCATCGACGACGAGGTGGCTGCCTCGCCGGCTGCACCGGCGGACGCCGACGGGCCGGCAGAGCATGTTCCTGCAGGGTCTCCCAGGGTTCCTGCCCGCCGCCGACGCCGGTCGCGGGCCACGGAGGGCGCAGCCGACCGGCCCGGTTCCCGACCGGCCACCACCGGGGGCACGCGCCGCCCTCGGTCCACCTCTTCCGGATCCGGGGCCACCGCAGAGCAAGGCTCCCGTCGAGGAGGCGAAGGCATGAGCGGTGCGGCTCGCTCTCGCCGAAGTGCCGGACGGCCCGGGACGCCGGAGGGCGACCGTGCGGGTGAGCCGATGGGCGACACGTGA
- a CDS encoding RecQ family ATP-dependent DNA helicase: MSNEELRTAADTVLARLVGAPGGDARLREDQWRAIEALVADKRRALVVQRTGWGKSAVYFVATALLRERGAGPTVIVSPLLALMRNQVEAAARAGIRARTINSSNSEEWDTIQDEVAAGEVDVLLVSPERLNNPDFRDQVLPRLSAATGLLVVDEAHCISDWGHDFRPDYRRLRTMLADLPAGVPVLATTATANARVTADVAEQLGTGGSTDALVLRGPLDRESLSLGVLQLPDAAHRMAWLAEHLGELPGSGIIYTLTVAAAEEVTAFLRQAGHTVTSYTGKTENADRQQAEEDLLANRVKALVATSALGMGFDKPDLGFVVHLGSPSSPIAYYQQVGRAGRGVEHAEVLLLPGKEDQAIWQYFASIAFPPEEQVRRTLDVLGQAGRPLSLPALEPLVELRRSRLETMLKVLDVDGAVKRVKGGWISTGNPWTYDTERYAWVAKQRATEQQAMRDYVTTSGCRMEFLRRQLDDEGAAPCGRCDTCTEPRFTDAVSSSALDSARGELGRAGIEVDPRKMWPTGLPAVGVDLKGRIPAGEQAATGRALGRLSDIGWGNRLRPMLGPQAPDGPVPDDVAQAVVGVLADWAKGPGGWASGGSDAVPRPVGVVTMASQRRPHLVQSLGARIAEVGRLPLLGSIEYAPGADAAQVSRSNSAQRLKALDGALVVPPALAAALAGAAGPVLLVDDSTDTGWTLAVAARMLRRSGAQGVLPLVLAVQG; this comes from the coding sequence ATGAGCAACGAAGAGCTGCGCACAGCGGCCGACACCGTCCTCGCCCGCCTCGTCGGCGCGCCGGGAGGCGACGCCCGGCTGCGCGAGGACCAGTGGCGCGCCATCGAGGCCCTGGTGGCCGACAAGCGCAGGGCCCTGGTCGTACAGCGCACCGGCTGGGGCAAGTCCGCCGTGTACTTCGTCGCGACCGCGCTGCTGCGGGAACGGGGGGCCGGCCCCACCGTGATCGTCTCGCCCCTCCTCGCCCTCATGCGCAACCAGGTCGAGGCGGCCGCCCGCGCCGGCATCCGGGCGCGGACCATCAACTCCTCCAATTCGGAGGAGTGGGACACGATCCAGGACGAGGTGGCCGCAGGAGAGGTCGACGTCCTCCTGGTGAGCCCGGAGCGGCTCAACAACCCGGACTTCCGGGACCAGGTGCTGCCCAGGCTGTCGGCGGCGACCGGCCTCCTCGTGGTGGACGAGGCGCACTGCATCTCCGACTGGGGCCACGACTTCCGGCCCGACTACCGCCGTCTGCGCACGATGCTCGCCGACCTCCCCGCCGGGGTCCCGGTCCTCGCGACCACCGCCACGGCCAACGCGCGCGTGACCGCCGACGTCGCCGAGCAACTGGGCACCGGCGGGAGCACGGACGCCCTCGTCCTGCGCGGCCCCCTGGACCGGGAGAGCCTGAGCCTCGGCGTGCTGCAGTTGCCGGACGCCGCCCACCGGATGGCCTGGCTCGCCGAGCACCTGGGCGAGCTGCCCGGATCCGGGATCATCTACACGCTCACCGTGGCCGCCGCCGAGGAGGTCACCGCGTTCCTCCGGCAGGCCGGGCACACCGTGACCTCGTACACGGGGAAGACGGAGAACGCGGACCGGCAGCAGGCGGAGGAGGACCTGCTCGCCAACCGCGTCAAGGCACTTGTGGCCACATCGGCGCTGGGTATGGGCTTCGACAAGCCCGACCTCGGCTTCGTGGTGCACCTGGGTTCGCCGTCCTCGCCCATCGCCTACTACCAGCAGGTGGGCCGGGCGGGCCGTGGTGTGGAGCATGCCGAGGTGCTGCTCCTGCCCGGCAAGGAGGACCAGGCGATCTGGCAGTACTTCGCGTCGATCGCCTTCCCTCCGGAGGAGCAGGTCAGGCGCACCCTGGATGTTCTCGGCCAGGCGGGCCGCCCGCTGTCGCTCCCCGCGCTCGAACCGCTGGTGGAGCTGCGCAGGTCACGGCTCGAAACGATGCTCAAGGTCCTGGACGTGGACGGCGCCGTGAAGCGCGTCAAGGGCGGCTGGATCTCCACGGGCAACCCATGGACGTACGACACCGAGCGCTACGCGTGGGTCGCCAAACAGCGCGCGACCGAGCAGCAGGCCATGCGCGACTACGTGACGACGAGCGGCTGTCGGATGGAGTTCCTGCGCCGGCAGCTGGACGACGAGGGCGCCGCCCCGTGCGGTCGCTGTGACACCTGCACCGAGCCTCGGTTCACCGACGCCGTGTCCTCGTCCGCCCTGGACTCGGCGCGTGGGGAGCTCGGCCGCGCGGGTATCGAAGTGGATCCCCGGAAGATGTGGCCGACGGGCCTGCCCGCCGTGGGCGTCGACCTGAAGGGACGCATCCCGGCCGGCGAACAGGCCGCGACCGGAAGGGCGCTGGGAAGGCTTTCGGACATCGGCTGGGGCAACCGGCTGCGGCCGATGCTCGGCCCCCAGGCCCCGGACGGACCTGTTCCGGACGATGTGGCGCAGGCCGTTGTCGGCGTGCTGGCCGACTGGGCAAAGGGACCGGGCGGCTGGGCCTCGGGCGGTTCCGACGCCGTGCCGCGCCCGGTCGGCGTCGTCACCATGGCGTCGCAGCGTCGGCCGCACCTCGTCCAGTCGCTCGGCGCGCGGATCGCCGAGGTCGGCCGTCTGCCCCTGCTGGGCTCCATCGAGTACGCCCCGGGAGCCGATGCCGCGCAGGTCTCCAGAAGCAACAGCGCGCAGCGGCTGAAGGCCCTCGACGGGGCACTTGTGGTCCCGCCCGCCCTGGCCGCGGCGCTCGCCGGGGCAGCCGGGCCGGTGCTGCTCGTGGACGACTCGACCGATACCGGCTGGACGCTCGCGGTGGCCGCGCGCATGCTGCGGCGGTCCGGCGCACAGGGGGTGTTGCCGCTGGTCCTCGCTGTGCAAGGTTGA
- a CDS encoding ribonuclease HII gives MPYEPPTHTVERSLRATTGAKVIAGVDEVGRGAWAGPVTVCAAVTGLRRPPEGLTDSKLLTVKRRTALAEILAQWVTSYALGHASPEEIDQLGMTAAQRLAACRALEALPVRPDAVILDGKHDYLGTPWHVRTVIKGDQSCVSVAAASVIAKVQRDKMMAELGVDHADFGFAANAGYPSPVHRAALEMRGPTPYHRLSWAYLDALPQWRHLKKVRSWADGSVPEIEGQLGFDF, from the coding sequence ATGCCGTACGAACCACCGACCCACACCGTCGAGCGCTCCCTGCGCGCCACGACCGGAGCGAAGGTCATTGCCGGTGTCGACGAGGTGGGGCGCGGCGCATGGGCCGGCCCGGTCACCGTCTGCGCGGCGGTCACGGGCCTGCGTCGCCCGCCCGAAGGCCTCACCGACTCCAAGCTCCTCACCGTCAAGAGGCGCACCGCACTCGCCGAGATACTGGCGCAGTGGGTGACGTCGTACGCCCTTGGGCATGCTTCTCCGGAGGAGATCGACCAGCTGGGGATGACGGCCGCGCAGCGGCTGGCCGCCTGCCGCGCCCTCGAAGCGCTGCCGGTGCGTCCCGACGCGGTCATCCTCGACGGGAAGCACGACTATCTCGGCACTCCGTGGCACGTCCGTACGGTGATCAAGGGCGACCAGTCCTGCGTCTCCGTCGCGGCGGCCTCGGTGATCGCGAAGGTTCAGCGCGACAAAATGATGGCCGAACTGGGTGTCGACCATGCAGACTTCGGTTTTGCGGCCAACGCCGGGTATCCGTCACCGGTGCACAGGGCCGCACTGGAGATGCGGGGCCCCACCCCGTACCACCGGCTGTCGTGGGCGTATCTTGATGCGCTGCCCCAGTGGCGGCACCTCAAGAAGGTCCGCAGTTGGGCGGACGGAAGTGTTCCGGAGATCGAAGGGCAACTCGGCTTCGACTTCTGA
- a CDS encoding TetR/AcrR family transcriptional regulator gives MVTSSWTAAPAQAASPRRRGAVLERAILDAALEQLSTVGWNGLTMEGVAAGAQTGKAAVYRRWPSKEDLVADALRAGLPSLVDVPDLGGVRDDLLELCRRARAAMFSRPGFALRSVIHECDSSQAQRFHEVIIAGVVEPTIRLLGEVIDRGIRRGEVRPDAANSYVLDAIPAMMMYRSKVCASEWSERDIEEMIDQLMVPLLRPEGV, from the coding sequence ATGGTTACTTCGAGTTGGACGGCCGCCCCCGCTCAGGCGGCTTCCCCGCGCAGACGCGGTGCCGTACTCGAACGTGCGATCCTCGATGCCGCACTGGAGCAGCTCAGCACGGTCGGCTGGAACGGCCTCACGATGGAGGGTGTCGCGGCAGGCGCCCAGACGGGGAAGGCCGCGGTCTACCGCCGCTGGCCGTCGAAGGAGGATCTCGTCGCGGACGCGCTCCGGGCCGGGCTTCCGTCGCTCGTGGACGTGCCCGATCTGGGAGGCGTGCGGGACGACCTGCTGGAACTGTGCCGACGAGCGCGCGCGGCGATGTTCTCCCGCCCCGGATTCGCGTTGCGCTCGGTGATTCACGAATGCGACTCGTCCCAGGCTCAGCGTTTCCACGAAGTGATCATCGCGGGGGTCGTGGAGCCGACCATACGGCTGCTCGGCGAGGTGATAGACCGTGGAATCCGGCGGGGAGAGGTGCGGCCGGACGCGGCGAACTCCTATGTCCTCGACGCCATTCCGGCCATGATGATGTACCGCTCGAAGGTGTGCGCGAGCGAATGGAGCGAGCGGGACATCGAGGAGATGATCGACCAGCTCATGGTCCCGCTGCTGCGACCGGAAGGCGTCTGA
- a CDS encoding MFS transporter yields the protein MTTSPLIQDQKPGAARREGHPGIALTVIAACQLMVVLDATIVNIALPHIQGALKFSTTDLTWVVSAYTLTFGGLLLLGGRAGDILGRRRVFMSGILLFTVASLLGGLAQEPWQLLAARALQGVGGAIASPTSLALITTTFPEGPERNRAFGVFAAVSAGGGAIGLLAGGMLTEWLDWRWVLFVNVPIGVLIAVVTPIYISESERHPGRFDIAGALTSTLGMASLVYGFIRAAEEGWRDSLTIGSFGTAIILLVAFALVESRAKEPITPLRMFADRNRSGTYVIMLSLAAAMFGMFFFIVLFVQNVLQYTPIEAGLAFLPVTVAIVAGAGLSQQFLPVLGPKPFMVVGSSLVALGLGWLTFIDPGSSYLGGVLGPMLLFGFGMGLNFVTLTLTAVSGVAAHEAGAASGLLNATQQVGGSLGLSILTTVFGTASRDEAEKQVADFMANASAEQKAEFAKTHQLPAPWSNEVLSQGISTAFIPAVAMAVLALIIATLVIRVRKSDLEALSGTAGPAAG from the coding sequence GTGACAACCTCTCCGTTGATTCAGGATCAGAAGCCGGGAGCGGCCCGCCGGGAAGGGCATCCCGGCATCGCACTCACGGTCATCGCGGCCTGCCAACTCATGGTGGTACTCGACGCGACGATTGTGAACATCGCGCTCCCGCACATTCAAGGCGCTCTCAAGTTCTCCACCACGGATCTCACCTGGGTGGTCAGCGCCTACACACTCACATTCGGCGGTCTGCTGCTGCTCGGCGGCCGGGCCGGTGACATCCTCGGCCGGCGCCGGGTCTTCATGTCCGGCATCCTGCTCTTCACGGTCGCCTCGCTGCTCGGCGGACTCGCCCAGGAGCCCTGGCAACTGCTGGCGGCACGCGCCCTCCAAGGGGTGGGCGGCGCGATCGCCTCCCCCACGTCGTTGGCGTTGATCACCACGACGTTCCCCGAAGGGCCCGAGCGCAACAGGGCGTTCGGGGTCTTCGCCGCGGTCTCGGCCGGTGGCGGCGCGATCGGTCTGCTGGCCGGCGGCATGCTCACCGAGTGGCTCGACTGGCGCTGGGTGCTCTTCGTCAACGTACCCATCGGTGTACTGATCGCCGTGGTCACACCGATCTACATCAGCGAGTCCGAGCGGCATCCGGGGCGCTTCGACATCGCGGGCGCGCTGACCTCGACGCTGGGCATGGCCTCGCTCGTCTACGGCTTCATCCGGGCCGCGGAGGAGGGCTGGCGGGACAGCCTCACCATCGGGTCCTTCGGCACCGCGATCATCCTCCTGGTGGCCTTCGCCCTGGTCGAGTCCCGGGCCAAGGAACCGATCACGCCGCTGCGGATGTTCGCCGACCGCAACCGCTCGGGCACGTACGTGATCATGCTGAGCCTGGCCGCGGCGATGTTCGGCATGTTCTTCTTCATCGTTCTCTTCGTGCAGAACGTGCTCCAGTACACGCCGATCGAGGCAGGCCTGGCCTTCCTCCCCGTGACGGTCGCGATCGTCGCCGGTGCGGGTCTGTCACAGCAGTTCCTGCCGGTGCTCGGCCCGAAACCGTTCATGGTGGTGGGCTCGTCCCTGGTGGCGCTCGGGCTCGGCTGGCTGACGTTCATCGACCCGGGAAGTTCGTATCTGGGCGGTGTGCTCGGTCCGATGCTGCTGTTCGGCTTCGGCATGGGGCTGAACTTCGTGACGCTGACCCTGACCGCGGTCTCCGGGGTCGCCGCGCACGAGGCGGGCGCGGCATCGGGTCTGCTCAACGCCACACAGCAGGTGGGCGGTTCGCTCGGCCTCTCCATCCTCACCACGGTCTTCGGTACGGCGAGCCGTGACGAGGCGGAGAAGCAGGTCGCGGACTTCATGGCCAACGCCTCGGCCGAGCAGAAGGCGGAGTTCGCCAAGACGCACCAACTGCCCGCTCCCTGGAGCAACGAAGTGCTCTCCCAGGGCATCTCCACGGCCTTCATCCCGGCCGTCGCGATGGCCGTGCTGGCCCTGATCATCGCCACCCTGGTGATCCGGGTCCGCAAGAGCGACCTGGAGGCGCTGTCGGGCACGGCGGGTCCCGCCGCGGGCTGA